A genomic segment from Gracilimonas sediminicola encodes:
- the rpoB gene encoding DNA-directed RNA polymerase subunit beta has protein sequence MQTIPNTERLSFGKTKHVLDYPDFLDIQLESFEKFVQLDIAPNERENQGLQRIFNENFPIQDSRETHILEFLYYNVDVPRYTIAECQDRGLTYSVPLKAKLRLSSVDDSDEASETIEQEVFLGDLPWMSNRGTFIINGAERVIVSQLHRSPGVFFGQNVHPNGTQLYSARVIPFKGSWIEFTTDIRDVLWAYIDRKKKVPATTLLRALGYSSDIELLSLFELSEELKFGKKDHYNKNLVGKRLAENVVVESMEEVVDDETGEVTEALNRQIIFERDHELTEDDYGSLKDAEVEKVLVQKISAEESERSVMMNTLRKDPTYDETTALGEIYQQIRSGEMPDPETARSILERLFFSDKKYDLGEVGRYRLNKRLKLDQDNTVQYLTKEDIVAIVKEVIRLKNMKSQVDDIDHLSNRRVRTVGEQLGQQFAIGLARMARTIRERMNSRDAEQLTPQDLVNARTISSVINTFFGTNQLSQFMDQTNPLAELTHKRRMSALGPGGLTRERAGFEVRDVHYTHYGRLCPIETPEGPNIGLISSLCVHAKVNDFGFIETPYRKVKEGKVSKDVEYLAAEQEDETVIAQANAEIDDKGTFESEAIFSRTREGNYLRVKPDEIEYMDVATNQITSLAAALIPFIEHDDANRALMGSNMQRQAVPLLRPEAPVVGTGLEQRAARDSRAIITADADGEVVYVSATEIRVKYNRSEDEQHCYFDGGVKTYKLDKFIRTNQDTTINQRPVVKIGDKVKAGQALADGCSTDKGELALGRNLLVAFMPWRGYNFEDAIVVSERIVQDDIYTSIHVTEFEQQVRDTKRGEEELTREIPNVSEEATRNLDERGIIRVGAKIEHGDILVGKITPKGETDPTPEEKLLRAIFGDKAGDVKDASLKVPPGVQGTVIDTKLFSRKRDELVSRKEEKKRVEQEEERHSQKVAELNQQWADKMYSLLRDKTSPGVYNYSNVELIPKGEKYKKSVFEELDPVNINENIDWATDGELVKMVRRLFANYRELRREIDTEAKRRKFAIQVGDELPPGIIQKAKVYVAKKRKLHVGDKMAGRHGNKGVVAKIVPQEDMPFMEDGTPVDICLNPLGVPSRMNLGQIYETILGWAAKKMGVTFASPIFDGASMDEVREKLKEAGLPEDGRVNLYDGRTGEPFAQKTTVGYIYMLKLNHLIQDKMHSRSIGPYSLITQQPLGGKAQFGGQRLGEMEVWALYAYGASSILKEMLTVKSDDVKGRSKVYEAIVKGENLPDGDVPESFKVLLRELMGLGLEMHIE, from the coding sequence ATGCAAACTATTCCGAACACGGAACGCTTATCGTTTGGTAAAACCAAGCACGTACTGGATTATCCGGATTTTCTGGACATTCAGTTAGAGTCATTCGAAAAATTTGTACAACTTGATATTGCTCCCAATGAGCGAGAAAATCAAGGACTACAACGAATTTTTAATGAAAATTTTCCCATTCAAGACAGTCGCGAGACTCATATTCTTGAATTCCTTTATTATAACGTAGATGTGCCACGTTACACGATTGCTGAATGCCAGGATCGTGGGCTGACATATTCCGTTCCGTTAAAAGCAAAATTGCGATTATCATCGGTTGATGATAGCGACGAAGCCAGCGAAACTATTGAGCAGGAAGTATTTTTAGGAGACCTGCCCTGGATGTCGAATCGCGGAACATTCATCATTAACGGTGCTGAGCGCGTTATTGTAAGTCAGCTCCACCGTTCACCCGGTGTATTCTTTGGTCAGAATGTGCACCCGAACGGAACACAGCTGTACTCGGCCCGAGTTATTCCTTTCAAAGGATCCTGGATTGAATTCACTACCGATATCCGTGACGTTCTTTGGGCTTATATCGATCGTAAGAAAAAAGTTCCGGCCACTACCTTATTACGTGCGCTTGGATATTCTTCAGATATCGAATTGTTGAGCCTGTTTGAACTTTCAGAAGAACTTAAATTCGGTAAGAAAGATCACTACAACAAAAACCTGGTAGGTAAGCGACTTGCTGAGAACGTTGTTGTAGAAAGCATGGAAGAAGTGGTTGACGATGAGACCGGTGAAGTTACCGAAGCTCTGAATCGCCAGATTATCTTTGAGCGGGATCATGAACTTACTGAAGATGACTACGGCTCATTAAAAGATGCTGAAGTAGAGAAAGTGCTCGTGCAGAAAATCTCAGCTGAAGAGTCTGAGCGTTCTGTTATGATGAATACACTTCGTAAGGATCCTACTTACGATGAGACAACAGCTCTTGGAGAAATTTACCAGCAGATTCGATCCGGTGAAATGCCCGATCCTGAAACTGCTCGTTCTATCCTGGAAAGACTATTCTTCAGCGACAAGAAATATGATCTGGGTGAAGTAGGTCGTTACCGATTGAACAAGCGACTGAAGTTAGATCAGGATAACACCGTACAGTATCTGACGAAAGAAGATATTGTAGCTATTGTTAAAGAGGTTATCCGCCTGAAGAACATGAAGTCTCAGGTTGATGATATTGATCACTTAAGTAACCGACGTGTGCGAACCGTTGGTGAGCAGTTAGGTCAGCAGTTTGCAATTGGTCTTGCCCGAATGGCACGAACCATCCGAGAGCGTATGAACTCACGCGATGCTGAGCAGCTTACCCCGCAGGATCTTGTGAATGCACGTACCATTTCAAGTGTGATTAACACTTTCTTTGGTACCAATCAGCTTTCACAGTTTATGGATCAAACCAACCCGCTTGCCGAGCTGACGCACAAGCGTCGTATGTCTGCACTGGGTCCTGGTGGTCTTACTCGTGAGCGAGCCGGTTTTGAGGTTCGTGACGTTCACTACACGCATTATGGTCGTCTATGCCCCATTGAAACACCTGAGGGACCAAACATTGGTTTGATTTCCTCGCTGTGTGTGCACGCGAAAGTAAATGACTTTGGCTTTATTGAAACCCCTTACCGTAAGGTGAAAGAAGGTAAAGTATCCAAAGATGTTGAATATCTCGCTGCCGAGCAGGAAGATGAAACGGTAATTGCCCAGGCGAATGCCGAGATTGATGATAAAGGTACTTTCGAGAGTGAAGCTATTTTCTCTCGTACACGTGAAGGTAACTACCTGCGTGTAAAACCAGATGAAATTGAATACATGGACGTTGCCACTAACCAGATTACTTCTCTGGCGGCAGCGCTGATTCCATTTATTGAACACGATGATGCTAACCGTGCCCTGATGGGTTCGAACATGCAGCGTCAGGCTGTTCCGCTTCTTCGTCCCGAAGCCCCTGTGGTGGGAACCGGACTGGAGCAGAGAGCAGCTCGCGACTCACGTGCTATCATCACCGCTGATGCCGATGGTGAAGTAGTATATGTAAGTGCGACTGAAATTCGAGTTAAGTACAACCGTTCTGAAGATGAGCAACATTGCTACTTCGACGGTGGGGTGAAAACCTACAAGCTTGACAAGTTCATTCGTACTAACCAGGATACTACTATAAACCAGCGTCCGGTTGTGAAGATTGGCGACAAAGTGAAAGCCGGTCAGGCTCTCGCTGATGGTTGCTCAACCGACAAAGGTGAGCTGGCTCTTGGCCGTAACCTGCTGGTGGCGTTTATGCCATGGCGTGGTTACAACTTTGAGGATGCCATTGTAGTAAGTGAGCGCATCGTACAAGACGATATTTATACTTCTATTCACGTAACGGAATTCGAACAACAGGTTCGTGACACCAAGCGTGGGGAAGAAGAACTGACTCGTGAAATTCCTAACGTAAGTGAGGAAGCCACACGCAACCTCGACGAACGTGGAATTATTCGCGTAGGTGCCAAGATTGAACACGGCGATATTCTGGTAGGTAAGATTACTCCTAAAGGAGAAACCGACCCTACTCCGGAAGAAAAACTGCTTCGTGCGATCTTTGGTGATAAAGCCGGTGATGTGAAAGATGCATCTCTGAAAGTACCTCCGGGTGTTCAGGGAACCGTAATCGACACCAAGCTTTTCAGCCGTAAGCGCGATGAGTTGGTATCTCGTAAAGAAGAGAAGAAACGTGTTGAGCAGGAAGAAGAACGTCACTCCCAAAAAGTTGCTGAATTAAATCAGCAGTGGGCAGACAAGATGTATTCTCTGCTTCGCGACAAAACCTCTCCGGGTGTATATAACTACAGTAATGTAGAGCTGATCCCGAAAGGCGAGAAATACAAGAAATCTGTATTTGAAGAATTAGATCCGGTAAACATTAACGAAAACATCGACTGGGCCACAGATGGTGAGCTCGTGAAGATGGTTCGAAGATTGTTTGCCAACTACCGCGAGCTTCGTCGTGAAATTGACACCGAAGCTAAGCGTCGTAAATTTGCAATCCAGGTAGGAGACGAACTTCCGCCGGGAATCATCCAGAAAGCAAAAGTTTATGTTGCTAAGAAACGTAAGCTGCACGTGGGTGACAAGATGGCCGGTCGTCACGGTAATAAAGGTGTGGTTGCTAAAATCGTACCCCAGGAAGACATGCCGTTTATGGAAGACGGAACCCCGGTTGACATCTGTCTAAACCCGTTGGGTGTACCTTCCCGTATGAACCTTGGTCAGATTTACGAAACCATTCTTGGATGGGCTGCTAAGAAAATGGGTGTGACGTTTGCGTCGCCTATCTTCGACGGCGCTTCCATGGATGAAGTTAGAGAGAAATTAAAAGAAGCCGGACTGCCTGAAGACGGCCGCGTAAATCTTTACGACGGACGAACAGGCGAGCCATTCGCACAGAAAACAACTGTAGGTTATATCTACATGTTGAAACTGAACCACCTGATTCAGGACAAGATGCACTCTCGTTCTATCGGGCCATATTCACTCATTACGCAGCAGCCATTGGGCGGTAAAGCTCAGTTTGGTGGCCAGCGACTTGGTGAGATGGAGGTTTGGGCACTGTACGCATATGGTGCATCCAGCATCTTGAAAGAAATGCTCACTGTGAAAAGTGATGACGTAAAAGGGCGCTCTAAAGTGTATGAAGCTATCGTGAAAGGTGAGAACCTGCCTGATGGTGACGTGCCCGAATCATTCAAGGTATTGTTACGAGAGCTTATGGGTCTCGGCCTTGAAATGCATATTGAATAA
- the rpoC gene encoding DNA-directed RNA polymerase subunit beta': MPVTKTLTVTKDFDSIGVSLASAETILSRSHGEVLTPETINYRTFKPEMDGLFCEKIFGPVKDYECHCGKYKRIRYKGIICDRCGVEVTRKAVRRERMGHITLTVPVVHIWYFKSLPNKIAYLLGMSSKNLDKIVYYETFVVINPGVARDLGYAQGDMISEEEKWDILEQLPEDNQELDDDDDDKFIVKEGADALEALLGDLDLDDLAYNLRYEVKHETSQMRKKKKLKRLQVIESFRAANQHTENRPEWMVQSVIPVIPPELRPLVPLEGGRFATSDLNDLYRRVIIRNNRLKRLIDIKAPDVILRNEKRMLQEAVDSLYDNSRKSNAVRNNNRPLKSLSDMLKGKSGRFRQNLLGKRVDYSGRSVIVVGPELKMHECGLPKEMAVELYKPFIIRRLIERGYVKTVKSAKKVVDRRDAVVWEVLENVIDGHPVLLNRAPTLHRLGIQAFQPVLIEEKAIRLHPLACTAFNADFDGDQMAVHLPLSHDAVLEASVLMLGSHNILSPANGGPIAVPSQDMILGLYYLTKPNDGMKGEGKTFASPAEVLVAFDQGKIDTHAKINVRIPTVNEDGEVVHEVIKTSTGRVLFNQITPKEIPFINKTLGKKELRNLIGDIHAIVGTAKTSRFLDDMKKLGYEEATIGGLSFSLDDIIIPDAKGELITKAKDEVTDIQGRYEMGFITDNERYNQVIDKWTSTTNRVSETLFSALASDRNGFNPVYMMADSGARGSKEQIRQLGGMRGLMAKPQKSSMQQGNEVIENPILSSFKEGLTVLEYFISTHGARKGLADTALKTADAGYLTRRLVDVSQDVIINENDCGTLRGIKMAALKDNEDIIESLEDRIIGRVSLHEIYDPISDELICEANQMIDESVASKIAETSIEEVEIRSVLTCETGRGVCAKCYGRDLARGTVVEKGEAVGVIAAQSIGEPGTQLTLRTFHVGGTASRLEAESQHKTKFEGKVEFENVRVVVYNDGEEEHNVVLSRAGEIKIVNDEGKVLINYNVPYGSEMLVEEGDVVPKGAVLCKWDPYNALIFSEIDGTVEYKDIIDGVTSSEDTDAQTGHREKVITDSKDRSLVPTLVIKGTKDRIRENTLPVDTHIVIDDGAKVEAGQVIAKIPRATSKSKDITAGLPRVTELFEARSPSEPAVVSEIDGIVEMGGRKRGSQEVFVKSKDGTDEKKYLISLSKHILVQSNDFVKAGQPLSDGTIPAQDILNILGPYAVQSYLVNEIQEVYRLQGVKINDKHIEVIVRTMMQKVEITDPGDTMFLEGDKVDRFEVNIKNDELIGKFVVTNPGGSDLKKGAILDRREVRDVNNELIKEGVEELETREAEPAISKPILLGITRAALSTDSWLSAASFQETTKVLTQASIEAKKDFLRGLKENVVVGHKVPAGTGLRDYNDIVVGSKKDMEEGDEEIAKVFEELGGSENGESETAEAED; encoded by the coding sequence TTGCCAGTAACTAAGACATTAACAGTCACGAAAGATTTCGACAGCATTGGGGTATCCCTTGCTTCCGCGGAAACGATTTTATCTCGTTCCCACGGCGAAGTCTTGACTCCTGAGACAATAAACTATCGAACCTTTAAGCCGGAAATGGACGGTCTTTTCTGTGAAAAGATCTTCGGCCCGGTTAAAGACTATGAATGCCATTGTGGTAAATACAAGCGTATCCGCTACAAGGGAATTATCTGCGACCGTTGCGGTGTGGAAGTTACCCGAAAAGCTGTACGTCGCGAGCGAATGGGGCATATCACCCTTACCGTTCCTGTAGTACACATTTGGTACTTCAAATCTCTTCCTAACAAGATCGCTTATCTGCTTGGAATGAGTTCCAAGAACCTGGATAAGATCGTTTATTACGAGACTTTCGTAGTAATCAATCCCGGTGTGGCGCGTGACCTCGGTTATGCCCAGGGCGACATGATCTCTGAAGAAGAGAAATGGGATATTTTAGAACAGCTGCCTGAAGATAACCAGGAACTGGATGACGACGATGATGACAAATTCATCGTGAAGGAAGGAGCCGATGCTCTTGAAGCACTCCTCGGTGATCTGGATCTGGACGACCTGGCTTATAATCTGCGTTATGAAGTGAAGCATGAGACTTCACAAATGCGTAAGAAGAAAAAGCTGAAGCGTCTTCAGGTAATAGAGTCATTCCGTGCCGCCAACCAGCACACTGAAAACCGTCCCGAGTGGATGGTACAGAGCGTAATACCGGTAATTCCACCGGAACTTCGACCGCTGGTACCTCTTGAAGGTGGCCGTTTTGCAACGTCTGACTTGAACGATCTTTACCGTCGGGTGATCATCCGAAACAATCGTCTGAAACGATTGATTGATATTAAAGCTCCTGATGTGATTCTCCGAAACGAGAAGCGCATGCTGCAGGAAGCCGTTGATTCACTGTACGACAACTCAAGAAAATCAAACGCAGTACGAAACAACAACCGACCGCTTAAGTCACTTTCAGATATGCTGAAAGGTAAGAGTGGCCGTTTCCGTCAAAACCTTCTTGGTAAGCGTGTTGACTATTCCGGCCGTTCTGTGATTGTGGTAGGACCCGAGCTGAAAATGCATGAATGCGGTCTGCCAAAAGAGATGGCGGTTGAGCTCTACAAACCATTCATTATTCGACGACTTATTGAGCGTGGATATGTGAAAACGGTTAAGAGCGCCAAGAAAGTAGTAGACCGACGCGATGCCGTTGTATGGGAAGTTCTTGAAAATGTAATTGACGGACACCCCGTATTGCTTAACCGTGCACCAACCTTGCACAGGTTAGGTATTCAGGCATTCCAGCCGGTACTTATTGAAGAAAAAGCTATCCGACTTCACCCACTCGCATGTACAGCTTTTAATGCTGACTTTGACGGTGACCAGATGGCTGTTCACCTTCCATTGAGCCACGATGCGGTACTTGAAGCATCTGTGCTGATGTTAGGTTCACACAATATTTTATCTCCTGCGAACGGTGGACCCATTGCGGTTCCTTCTCAGGATATGATTTTGGGTCTGTATTACCTCACCAAGCCAAATGATGGCATGAAAGGTGAAGGCAAGACATTTGCCTCTCCGGCAGAAGTATTGGTTGCCTTCGATCAGGGTAAGATTGATACTCACGCCAAAATCAACGTTCGAATTCCGACGGTAAATGAGGATGGAGAAGTTGTCCATGAAGTGATTAAAACTTCTACCGGACGTGTACTCTTCAACCAGATTACGCCGAAAGAAATCCCATTCATCAACAAGACACTCGGTAAGAAAGAACTGAGAAATCTGATTGGTGATATTCATGCAATTGTAGGAACGGCGAAGACGTCCAGATTCCTCGATGACATGAAGAAACTCGGGTATGAAGAAGCGACCATTGGTGGTCTTTCTTTCAGCCTTGACGATATCATTATTCCTGATGCCAAAGGTGAGTTGATTACCAAGGCGAAGGATGAAGTGACTGATATCCAGGGACGTTACGAGATGGGTTTCATTACCGATAACGAGCGTTACAACCAGGTTATTGATAAATGGACCTCAACCACTAACCGTGTGTCTGAAACTCTGTTCTCAGCTCTTGCGAGCGACAGAAATGGATTCAACCCGGTATATATGATGGCGGATTCCGGAGCTCGTGGTTCTAAAGAGCAGATTCGTCAGTTAGGTGGTATGCGTGGTCTGATGGCGAAACCTCAGAAGAGTTCCATGCAGCAGGGCAATGAGGTAATTGAGAACCCGATTCTTTCTTCTTTCAAAGAGGGACTGACGGTACTTGAGTACTTTATCTCTACTCACGGTGCGCGTAAAGGTCTTGCCGATACCGCTCTTAAAACTGCCGATGCGGGTTATTTGACCCGTCGTCTGGTTGATGTTTCTCAGGATGTGATCATCAACGAGAATGACTGTGGTACCCTCCGTGGTATTAAGATGGCGGCTCTGAAAGACAACGAAGATATTATTGAGAGTCTCGAAGATCGTATTATCGGGCGTGTTTCACTCCACGAAATCTACGATCCGATTTCTGATGAATTGATCTGCGAAGCGAACCAGATGATTGATGAGTCTGTAGCTTCCAAGATTGCCGAGACTTCTATCGAAGAAGTAGAAATTCGTTCAGTACTTACCTGTGAAACCGGACGTGGTGTATGTGCCAAATGTTATGGCCGTGACCTAGCACGGGGAACCGTAGTTGAGAAAGGGGAAGCCGTAGGGGTTATCGCCGCTCAGTCTATTGGTGAGCCGGGTACACAGCTGACCCTTCGAACCTTCCACGTTGGTGGTACGGCATCTCGTCTGGAGGCTGAATCTCAGCATAAGACGAAATTCGAAGGTAAAGTAGAATTTGAAAACGTTCGCGTTGTGGTTTACAACGACGGTGAAGAAGAGCACAATGTGGTTCTTTCACGTGCCGGCGAAATCAAGATCGTGAACGACGAAGGTAAAGTTCTCATCAACTACAATGTGCCTTACGGTTCAGAGATGTTGGTTGAGGAAGGCGATGTGGTACCTAAAGGAGCCGTGCTCTGTAAGTGGGATCCATATAATGCCCTTATCTTCTCCGAAATTGACGGTACCGTTGAGTACAAAGATATCATCGACGGAGTGACTTCGTCTGAAGATACCGATGCTCAAACCGGTCACCGCGAAAAAGTTATTACCGATTCCAAAGATCGTTCGCTGGTACCAACCCTTGTGATCAAAGGAACCAAAGACCGAATCCGCGAAAATACACTGCCTGTTGATACCCACATCGTTATTGATGACGGTGCCAAGGTTGAAGCCGGTCAGGTTATCGCTAAGATTCCGCGCGCTACATCCAAGTCTAAGGATATTACCGCCGGTCTGCCGCGTGTAACTGAATTGTTTGAAGCACGTTCCCCAAGCGAACCTGCCGTTGTTTCTGAAATTGACGGTATTGTTGAAATGGGTGGACGTAAGCGTGGTTCACAAGAGGTATTTGTGAAATCCAAAGACGGTACGGATGAGAAGAAATATCTGATCTCGCTGAGCAAGCACATCTTGGTTCAATCCAATGACTTTGTGAAAGCAGGACAGCCTCTCTCAGACGGTACTATTCCGGCTCAGGATATTCTGAATATTCTCGGACCTTATGCAGTACAGTCGTATCTCGTGAACGAAATTCAGGAGGTTTACCGACTACAGGGTGTGAAAATCAATGATAAGCACATTGAGGTTATTGTACGCACCATGATGCAGAAGGTGGAAATCACCGATCCGGGCGATACCATGTTCCTTGAAGGGGATAAAGTGGATCGCTTTGAAGTGAACATCAAAAACGACGAGCTGATTGGTAAGTTTGTAGTAACCAATCCGGGCGGTTCTGATCTCAAGAAAGGAGCTATCCTCGATCGTCGTGAAGTAAGAGATGTAAACAACGAGCTGATTAAAGAAGGTGTAGAAGAACTCGAAACCCGTGAAGCAGAACCGGCTATTTCTAAGCCAATTCTGTTGGGTATTACTCGAGCTGCACTTTCAACCGATAGCTGGTTGTCAGCTGCTTCCTTCCAGGAAACAACCAAGGTACTTACTCAGGCTTCTATTGAAGCCAAGAAAGACTTCCTCCGCGGACTCAAAGAGAATGTGGTGGTTGGACATAAAGTGCCTGCCGGTACCGGTCTTCGCGACTACAACGACATCGTTGTTGGGTCTAAGAAAGACATGGAAGAAGGAGACGAAGAAATCGCCAAGGTATTTGAAGAACTTGGCGGAAGTGAAAACGGTGAAAGCGAAACCGCCGAAGCCGAAGATTAA
- a CDS encoding DUF1801 domain-containing protein yields the protein MNTATKAYNDDQSPADKEICDALAGLINTYLPDAENKIWHAHPVWFLDGNPIVGYSKLKDCVRLFFWSGQSFEEKELSKSGSFKAAEKRYTSVDQLNKKDIKRWIEKSRDIQWDYKNIVKRKGKLERLK from the coding sequence ATGAACACAGCCACTAAAGCCTACAATGATGACCAGTCACCTGCCGACAAGGAAATATGTGATGCATTGGCCGGGCTAATCAACACCTATTTACCTGACGCTGAGAACAAAATCTGGCATGCTCACCCGGTTTGGTTTCTGGATGGAAATCCGATTGTAGGATATAGCAAGCTTAAGGATTGTGTGCGGCTTTTCTTTTGGAGCGGACAATCTTTTGAAGAAAAAGAGTTGAGCAAATCAGGATCATTTAAAGCTGCTGAAAAACGATATACTTCGGTAGATCAGCTCAATAAAAAGGATATAAAGCGATGGATTGAGAAATCAAGAGACATCCAATGGGATTACAAAAACATCGTAAAAAGAAAAGGAAAGCTGGAACGGCTGAAGTGA
- a CDS encoding GNAT family N-acetyltransferase has protein sequence MKPAKLTPFVNDPGEELEFAVDQLRKYNRSFTGPFESEQFGFIASNDSGEVVGAVHGNTEWDWVFIKHLWVREDFRGMGLGSDLMEAIIRESNKRGRYKYYLSTFEFQAPEFYKKLGFEIFGTLPGVAGKYDSFYLKREDRK, from the coding sequence ATGAAACCCGCGAAATTGACCCCATTTGTAAACGATCCCGGTGAAGAATTAGAGTTTGCTGTCGATCAGTTAAGAAAATACAATCGGTCTTTTACGGGCCCTTTTGAAAGTGAGCAGTTCGGGTTTATAGCAAGTAATGATTCCGGAGAGGTAGTTGGGGCAGTACATGGTAACACCGAATGGGATTGGGTATTTATAAAGCATCTGTGGGTCAGAGAAGACTTCAGAGGAATGGGACTTGGTTCAGATCTTATGGAGGCTATCATCAGGGAGTCCAACAAGAGAGGACGCTATAAGTACTATCTTTCAACTTTTGAATTTCAGGCTCCAGAATTTTATAAAAAACTGGGTTTTGAGATATTTGGCACATTGCCAGGAGTGGCCGGAAAATACGATTCATTTTACCTTAAAAGAGAAGACAGAAAATGA
- a CDS encoding DoxX family protein, with translation MKNKDLAKLLLRIGVGVIFIIAGWSKLSGIEGVQGFFGNIGIPLPGVMAWVVALVEFVGGIMVLVGYKVEIPGILLAFTMLVAILTVKMGGDNGFSGMRLELMLLLTSLALSMMGTGKYSLDDMLGSSGGDKSDAAPI, from the coding sequence ATGAAGAATAAAGATTTAGCAAAGTTACTGTTACGTATTGGTGTTGGTGTGATTTTCATAATTGCGGGATGGAGTAAGCTTTCCGGAATAGAAGGAGTGCAAGGATTTTTCGGAAATATTGGCATCCCCCTTCCCGGAGTGATGGCCTGGGTGGTAGCCCTGGTCGAATTTGTTGGCGGCATTATGGTATTGGTTGGTTACAAAGTTGAGATTCCGGGCATATTACTGGCTTTCACCATGCTGGTGGCTATACTCACCGTTAAGATGGGCGGCGATAATGGTTTCAGCGGAATGCGACTGGAACTCATGTTGCTGCTAACCAGCCTTGCTTTATCTATGATGGGAACCGGGAAATATTCTCTGGATGATATGCTTGGCTCATCCGGCGGTGACAAATCCGATGCGGCCCCTATTTAA
- a CDS encoding class I SAM-dependent methyltransferase, which produces MTQSEARRLIEEAGFNKNEPEKWADLGCGSGLFSHALAELLPRESEILMVDKVNQAPIKSQMGGVHLEFLQIDFNEQSLPDSNFDGILMANSLHYVKNKKPLIQKLKTHLSENGRLIIVEYDTVQSNPWIPYPINLKQLEQLFVEAEFESVRKIGERPSRYGQKNMYAVEVLLTNDQ; this is translated from the coding sequence ATGACGCAATCCGAAGCAAGAAGGCTAATTGAAGAAGCCGGGTTTAACAAAAATGAGCCGGAGAAATGGGCAGATCTCGGTTGTGGAAGCGGACTTTTCAGCCATGCCTTAGCTGAGCTTCTGCCAAGAGAGAGTGAAATTCTAATGGTGGATAAGGTCAATCAGGCTCCCATAAAATCTCAGATGGGCGGAGTACATTTAGAGTTTCTGCAAATAGATTTCAACGAACAATCTCTTCCGGATAGCAATTTTGACGGAATTCTGATGGCCAATTCACTTCATTATGTGAAAAATAAAAAGCCCCTTATACAAAAGTTAAAGACGCATCTTTCAGAAAATGGCCGGCTGATCATCGTTGAGTATGATACTGTTCAGTCCAATCCCTGGATTCCATATCCTATAAATCTTAAACAACTGGAGCAATTATTTGTGGAGGCAGAATTCGAATCGGTAAGAAAAATCGGGGAGCGGCCGTCCAGGTACGGACAAAAGAATATGTATGCTGTTGAAGTGCTTTTGACCAATGACCAGTGA